GCTATATATGGTAACTTTACAATGAAAAAAAATGACAGGGATCAAATAAGTAAGGAAAATTTTACGGATTGGGTTTCCTGGGCAAAGAAACAGAAGTTAAAACTTGATTTTAACGCAACACTCTTCTCGCATCCGAAATCGGAGTCCGGTTTTACGTTAAGCAGTAAGGATGCTTCTATCCGTGCTTTCTGGGTGGAGCATGTTAAAAAATGCCGTGAGATCTCTGCCTGGTTCGGGCAGACACTCGGGAGCGCCGCAGTCCACAATCTCTGGATAGCTGACGGGATGAAAGACCAGTGCGCGGACAAGCGTGGTTACAGAGAAGCGCTTAAGAAATCTCTGGATGAAATATATTCGGAGAAACTCTCTTCAAGATATATAAAAGATGCGGTAGAATCAAAACTTTTCGGGATAGGGAGCGAGTCTTTTGTTGTCGGTTCCCAGGAGTTTTACACTTCGTATGCCTTAAAGAACAATCTTATGCTCTGTCTTGATATGGGACATTTTCATCCGACCGAAAGTATAGCGGATAAAATCTCGGCAATACTGATTTTCCAGAAAGAAGTACTAATCCATGTGAGCCGCGGCGTTCGCTGGGACTCCGATCATGTTGTCCTTTTTGATGACGCTACAAAAGAAGTAGCCTCGGAAGTAAAAAGAAACAATGCTCTATCTACAGCCCACTTTGCCTTGGATTATTTTGACGCTTCTATTAACAGGATAGGCGCGTGGGTAATCGGCGCAAGAGCCGCTCAAAAATCCCTTCTATGCGCGTTACTTGAACCGACCAGCACTCTTGTTAAAGCCGAAGAGTCCGGGGACTATTTCAAACGCCTCGCGCTCTCCGAAGAATTAAAAGCCATGCCCTTTGGCGCAGTCTGGAATTATTTCTGCGAGCAGGAAGGCGTACCCTCAGGAAGTGAGTGGATAAAGGAAGTAGAAACTTACGAAAAGGAAGTCCTTACCAAGAGATAAAATAGTTTGTATCCTTGTCCGCCAATGCTTTGTGGCGGAAGTGGAAGCGAACTCGAAATTCCTATAAACTTGATATTATGAATTTTAATTATTTCATTTTTCTGCTTCGGTTTTTGGGTTAGACAGTTAGACATTAGACTTTTATGGAGTTATTATTTCTGTTATAATGAATAATGTTTATACCTACAACAGCAGATGAAGTAAAAAGAATCGGTTGGAAAACTCTGGA
The genomic region above belongs to Candidatus Firestonebacteria bacterium RIFOXYD2_FULL_39_29 and contains:
- a CDS encoding L-rhamnose isomerase, with the protein product MNLTIKKEYALAKERYAKLGVNTAGALKKLSSVSLSLHCWQGDDVSGFEKEGSLLSGGIQVTGNRFGKARSADELRNDLEKALSLLPGKHRVNLHAIYGNFTMKKNDRDQISKENFTDWVSWAKKQKLKLDFNATLFSHPKSESGFTLSSKDASIRAFWVEHVKKCREISAWFGQTLGSAAVHNLWIADGMKDQCADKRGYREALKKSLDEIYSEKLSSRYIKDAVESKLFGIGSESFVVGSQEFYTSYALKNNLMLCLDMGHFHPTESIADKISAILIFQKEVLIHVSRGVRWDSDHVVLFDDATKEVASEVKRNNALSTAHFALDYFDASINRIGAWVIGARAAQKSLLCALLEPTSTLVKAEESGDYFKRLALSEELKAMPFGAVWNYFCEQEGVPSGSEWIKEVETYEKEVLTKR